From one Halosimplex rubrum genomic stretch:
- a CDS encoding ABC transporter permease — MDAPLLQKELFWLRRNWRAVAVVFLLAPALFGVATTSFDRTVPQDVPVAVVPADDAVTEDELQAVAGLAQTVSAPRSYDSTDAARTALRRERVYGVLTVDHGLYESGANATLSLAVDGGMVTYVDPSLAVTGTLRDRAGVFPSTVTVERRIVGPQRTLPEFLFATGLVYLLAIYAFTYVPYHLARERRVFDRVRVESSLWALLAAKAALFAALGAAAVASMGLAGVALGYRVSVADPAALGVVALTGAALVAVSLGVTFATRFSVAGRFVNVALLGGIVAFSNPVYPTGFFSAARRSIAGWSPVYHATVVVRAVALKDLSPGLFADRLLLLGGVAAAAGCWLAATVFVYERRGRDG, encoded by the coding sequence ATGGACGCACCGCTCCTCCAGAAGGAACTGTTCTGGCTCCGCCGCAACTGGCGAGCCGTCGCCGTCGTCTTCCTGCTCGCGCCCGCGCTGTTCGGTGTCGCCACGACCTCCTTCGACCGGACCGTCCCCCAGGACGTGCCGGTCGCGGTCGTGCCCGCCGACGACGCCGTGACGGAAGACGAACTGCAGGCCGTCGCCGGGCTCGCGCAGACGGTCTCGGCCCCGCGGAGCTACGACTCGACCGACGCCGCGCGGACCGCGCTCCGTCGGGAGCGGGTGTACGGCGTCCTCACGGTCGACCACGGGCTCTACGAGAGCGGTGCGAACGCCACCCTCTCGCTGGCCGTCGACGGCGGGATGGTGACCTACGTCGACCCGTCGCTGGCGGTGACGGGGACGCTCCGCGACCGCGCGGGCGTGTTCCCGTCAACGGTCACCGTCGAGCGGCGGATCGTCGGCCCCCAGCGGACGCTCCCGGAGTTCCTCTTCGCGACCGGGCTCGTCTATCTGCTCGCGATCTACGCGTTCACCTACGTCCCCTACCACCTGGCCCGCGAGCGGCGGGTGTTCGACCGCGTGCGCGTCGAGTCGTCGCTGTGGGCGCTGCTCGCCGCGAAGGCCGCGCTGTTCGCCGCGCTGGGCGCCGCCGCGGTCGCGAGCATGGGACTGGCCGGCGTCGCGCTCGGCTATCGCGTGTCGGTCGCCGACCCCGCGGCGCTCGGCGTCGTCGCGCTGACGGGCGCCGCGCTCGTCGCGGTGAGCCTCGGGGTCACCTTCGCGACCCGGTTCTCCGTCGCCGGCCGGTTCGTCAACGTCGCGCTCCTCGGCGGGATCGTCGCCTTCTCGAACCCCGTCTACCCCACCGGGTTCTTCTCGGCGGCCCGCCGGAGTATCGCCGGCTGGAGTCCGGTGTACCACGCGACGGTCGTCGTCCGCGCCGTCGCGCTGAAGGACCTCTCCCCCGGGCTGTTCGCCGACCGCTTGCTCCTGCTCGGCGGCGTCGCCGCGGCGGCGGGCTGCTGGCTCGCGGCGACCGTCTTCGTCTACGAACGGAGGGGTCGCGATGGCTGA
- a CDS encoding amino acid-binding protein, whose amino-acid sequence MSDSTDEVRAYTVRLELVDEPGELLRALHPIADNGGNLLSIFHERGNLTPRGHIPVEVDLEATPERFDEIVDALREAGINVIQAGTQHYSESLTIVVSGHIVDSDLSHTLSRIRETTDATVTDLSLSAPEGTEDVSSARLRLATEEGEADSTLAALRDIAAAKDLRLVEPLTVGDAA is encoded by the coding sequence ATGAGCGACTCGACCGACGAGGTACGCGCATACACAGTTCGGCTCGAACTCGTCGACGAGCCGGGCGAGCTCCTGCGGGCGCTGCACCCGATCGCCGACAACGGCGGGAACCTCCTCTCGATCTTCCACGAACGGGGGAATCTCACCCCGCGGGGCCACATCCCCGTCGAGGTCGACCTGGAGGCGACCCCCGAGCGCTTCGACGAGATCGTCGACGCGCTCCGCGAGGCCGGCATCAACGTCATCCAGGCCGGCACGCAACACTACAGCGAGTCGCTGACGATCGTCGTCTCCGGCCACATCGTCGACAGCGACCTCTCACACACCCTCTCGCGCATCCGCGAGACGACCGACGCCACGGTGACCGACCTCTCGCTGTCGGCACCCGAGGGGACGGAAGACGTGTCGAGCGCGCGCCTGCGGCTGGCCACCGAGGAGGGGGAGGCCGACTCGACGCTGGCGGCCCTGCGGGACATCGCCGCGGCGAAGGACCTGCGTCTGGTCGAGCCGCTCACGGTGGGTGATGCGGCGTGA